Genomic DNA from Desulfurivibrio alkaliphilus AHT 2:
ACTTACCTGGCCCTGCGCCGGGGTCATCATTACCGGCTGGAGCGCCTGCCGGAGCTGGCGCAACAGTTGGCCGGCTTCTGCGGGCGGGAAATTCCCTCCTGGCGACCGGTGGTGGGCCGCGATGTCTTCAGCTGTGAAACGGGACTCCATCTGGCGGCCATCCAGCTTGATCCGGCCAGCTATGAGCCCTTCGCCCCGGAGTTGGTGGGGCAACGTCGCACCCTGCTCTACGGGGTTAAGGCCGGCCATCGGGCCATCGCCCGGCAATGGCGGCGCTGGCAGGAGGGTAGCGGTCAAGGAAGAAAGGCGCCGGTTGCGGCCGGCAAAAATCGGGCAATCCAAGGCGCCCCCGCCGGCCTGTTGGCCAAGGTTCGGCAAACGGCCCGTGAACTGCGGCGGCCCCTGACCTGCGAAGAGTTGCAGCGGGTTTTTCTGAGCTATGGTTAAGCCGTGGGGAGGGGCTGTAAGCGCCCAGCGGGGATAATCCCCGTGGGCGCTTACAGCAGGGTGGTGGTTTTTTAGTAGCGGTAGTGGTCGGGTTTGTACGGCCCTTCCACCGGTACGCCGATGTACTTGGCCTGGTCGGGGCGGAGTTCGGTGAGGTTGGCGCCGATCCGTTCCAGGTGGAGCTTGGCCACCTTTTCGTCCAGGTGCTTGGGCAGCATGTAGACCTTTCTTTCATACTGGTCGTGGCGCTCCCACAGCTCGATCTGGGCCAGTACCTGGTTGGTGAAGGAGTTGCTCATCACGAAGCTGGGGTGGCCGGTGGCGCAGCCCAGGTTCACCAGCCGGCCCTCGGCCAGGATGATGATGCGGTGGCCGTCGGGGAAGATCACGTGATCCACCTGGGGCTTGATGTTCTCCCAGGTCAGGTCTTTAAGGCCGGCGATATCGATCTCGTTGTCGAAATGGCCGATGTTGCAGACGATGGCCTGGTCCCGCATCTGCTCCATGTGGGCGCGGGTAACGACGTTGATGTTGCCGGTGGCGGTGACGAAGATGTCGGCTTTAGGTGCGGCGTCATCCATGGTCACTACCCGGAAGCCTTCCATGGCGGCCTGCAGGGCGCAGATGGGGTCGCACTCGGTGACCCAGACGGTGGCGCCCATGCCGCGGAAGGCTTGGGCACAGCCCTTGCCCACGTCGCCGTAACCGGCCACCACGCAGATCTTACCGGCGATCATCACGTCGGTGGCCCGCTTGATGCCGTCGAGCAGCGATTCCCGGCAGCCGTACAGGTTGTCGAACTTGGACTTGGTTACCGAGTCGTTGACGTTGATGGCCGGGGCCAGCAGGCTGCCTTCCTTGGTCATCTCATAGAGGCGGTGGACCCCGGTGGTGGTCTCTTCGCTGATCCCCTTCACATCTTTCATCAGCTCGGGATATTTCTCGTGCATGATCTGGGTCAGGTCGCCGCCGTCGTCCAGGATCATGTTGGGCCGCCAGCCGTCGGGGCCGGTGATGGTCTGCTCGATGCACCACCAGAACTCTTCCTCGTTCTCGCCCTTCCAGGCAAAGGTGGGAATCCCGGCGGCCACCATGGCGGCGGCGGCCTGGTCCTGGGTGGAGAAGATGTTGCAGGAGGACCAGCGGACCTCCGCCCCCAGGGCGGTGAGGGTTTCCATCAGCACCGCGGTCTGGATGGTCATGTGCAGGCAGCCGGCAATGCGGGCGCCCTTGAGCGGCTTGCTCGCGCCGTACTCTTCGCGCAGGGCCATCAGCCCGGGCATCTCGGTCTCGGCGATCAGCACCTCTTTACGGCCCCAGTCGGCCAGGTTCATGTCCGCCACTTTGTAATCGTTGTTGTCCAGTACTTTGTTACTCACAATAAAACTCCTATCAGTAAGGGTTGAAAAATTTCAGGTTCGTTTGCCTATTTAATGCCGGCGGCGGCTCTAAGAGCCTCGGCCTTGTCGGTGCGCTCCCAGGTGAACTCTTCCCGCTCCCGGCCGAAGTGGCCGTAGGCGGCGGTTTTACGGTAGATGGGGCGCAGCAGGTCGAGATGCTGGACGATGGCCTTGGGCCGCAGATCGAAGTGCTCGGTGATCAGCTTGCGGATCTCGTCGTCGCTGATCTTGCCGGTGCCGAAGGTGACCACGTTGATGGAAACCGGCTGGGAAATGCCGATGGCATAGGCCACTTGCACTTCGCACTGGGAGGCCAGGCCGGCGGCCACCACGTTCTTGGCCACATAGCGGCCCATGTAGGAAGAGGAGCGGTCCACCTTGGAGGGATCCTTGCCGGAGAAGGCGCCGCCGCCGTGGGAGCCCACGCCGCCGTAGGTGTCGACGATGATCTTGCGGCCGGTAACGCCGCAGTCGCCCACGGGGCCGCCAATTACGAAACGGCCGGTGGGGTTGATGAAGTACTTGGTGTTTTTATCCACCATGTTCTCGGGCAGTATGGGCTTGATGATCTCTTCCATCACCGCCTCTTTGAGGTCCTCGTAATCCACCTCGGGGGAGTGCTGGGTGGAGAGTACCACCGCCTCGACCCGTTTGGGTTTGTCGTTTTCATACTCGATGGTGACCTGGCTTTTGGCATCGGGGCGCAGCCAGGGCAGCCGGCCGGATTTCCGCATCTCGGCCTGGCGCTTGACCAGGCGGTGGGAGTAGGTGATGGGCATGGGCATCAGCACCTTGGTTTCGTCGCAGGCGTAGCCGAACATCAGGCCCTGGTCGCCGGCGCCCTGGTCCAGGTCGACACCCTTGCCTTCGTCCACCCCCTGGGCGATATCCGGCGACTGCTTGTCGATGCTGGTGAGGATGGCGCAGGACTGCCAGTCAAAGCCCATATCGGAAGAGTTGTAGCCGATTTCCTTGATGGTCTCGCGGACGATGCTGGGGTAATCGACCACCGCGTTGGTGGTGATCTCGCCGGCGATCAGGGCCATGCCGGTGGTCACCAGGGTCTCGCAGGCCACCCGGGACATCTTGTCCTGGGCCAGGATGGCGTCCAGAACGGCATCGGAAACCTGGTCGGCCACCTTGTCGGGATGGCCTTCGGAAACGGATTCGGAGGTGAAGAGATAGTTTGCCATGGTTGCTCCTTGTTTATGTTTGGCTAGGTTAATATTTATTAAGGTTCAATGGTTGTTAGCTTGTACAATTTTTACCACATCCTGGCAAGATAAGAAAAAGCATGGGCCACGCTATTGCACCAGGGCTGCCAGTCGGCCGCTGCCCTTCCAGCCGGCCTGCCGGACTTCCCGGGTCAGTTCGGCGGTGACCTCCCACTTGTTGAGCGGGCTGATCAGGTAGAGGCCGTCGATGATGGGGCAGATCTCGGCGATCAGCTCCCGGGTGAACTCGTCGGCCACCCGGCGCTGGTCTTCCACCGCCTCGTAGCGTCCCAGCTTGCGTCGCAGGTCTTCGGGGATGTTGATCCCAGGTACCTCGTGGTGCAGAAACTCGGCGTTGCGGGCCGAGATCAGCGGGAAGATGCCGGGGAAGATCAGCATCTCCAGGTGCCTGGTGCGTTCCAGCATATCCTCGACGGCCCCGGCGCTGAAGAAGGGCTGGGTCATGGCATAGACCGCGCCCAGGGCCGCTTTGCGTTCCAGGCGGCGGATCTGCAGGTCCGGGTTGTTGGGCCGGTAGCTGAAGGCGGCACCGATGGAAAAATCGCACTGCCCCTTCATGGCCTTGCCCGCCGGGTTGCGGCCCTGGTTGAACTGGTTGAGCATCCGGATCAGGCCGAACGACTGCACGTCGAATACCCCGGTGGCCGCCGGCTGGTCGCCGGTGGTGGCCGGATCGCCGGTGACCGCCAGGATACTGTCGATCTCCAGCAAATGGGCCCCCATGATCTGCGATTGCAGCCCCAGGGCGTTGCGGTCGCGGCAGGTAACGTGGGCCACGGTGGCAATGCCCACCTCGCTGCGGATCTTGTGGGCCAGCGAGATGTTGTCGGCCCGCAGTACCGCCAGGGGGTTTTCCCCCAGGGTAATGGCGTCGGCCCCGGCGGCGGCCAGTTCCTTGGCGCCGCCGAGCACCCCGCTGATATCCAGGTGGGTGGGCGGGTCAACCTCCACCAGCACCGGCAGTTTGTCGGTGGGCAGGCGCTTGAGCAGGCTGCCGGCCTTGGCCGCCGTCGGGGCCTGGCTGTCCGGCCCGGTGGCCTGTTTGTCGCTGGCCACCTGGGTCAAGGGGCGGCGTTTAAGGCGCAAGTGTTTGCCGAATTCCTGGATATGGGCCGGGGTGGTGCCGCAGCAGCCGCCCACCAGCCGGGCCCCGGTCTTGACCATCTCCCGCACCAGTTGCGCCATGTAGGGCGGTTCGGCGGGGTAGATCAGGCGGTGGTTGACGATCTCCGGAAAGCCGGCGTTGGGAAAGGCGGCCAGGGGCACCTCCTCGCCCAAGGCGGCCAGCCGTTCCATGGCCGTCAGCATGGCCCGGGCGCCGCGGCCGCAGTTGGAGCCCACCACGTCGGCTCCGGCGGCCAGGGCCGCCCGCCCGCATTCCAGGGCATCGAGGCCGGCGGCGGTGCAACCCTGCTTGGGGTAGACCATGTTGGCCACGATGGGCATTTTGCCGGCCAGGCGGCGGGCCACTTTCAGGGCCAGCAGCAGCTCGTCGAGATGGCTGAAGGTCTCCAGGATCAGCAGGTCCACCCCGCCTTCCAGCAGGGCCTCGATCTGCTCCTTGAAGGCCGCCTCCACCGCTTCCCTTTCCGGTCCCTCGGTTTCGCCCAGGGGGAAATCGGCGCCGCTGGGGCCCACCGAACCGGCCACGTAAACCTCGCCGCTGCCGGCCCGCACCGCCAGTTCGGCCCCGGCCAGGTTGATCTGCCGGGCCTTGTCCTCCAGGCCGGCGTTTTCCAGCTTGAGCCGGTTGGCCCCGAAGGTGTTGGTTTCAATGAGCCGGCTGCCGGCCCGGATATATTCTTCGTGTACCGAGTAAACCAGGTCCGGGTCCGCCAGGTTGAGCCGTTCGATGTTCTTGCCCAGCTCAATCCCCTTGGCGTACAGATAGCTGCCCAGGGCCCCGTCGGCCAGCAGCACCCGTTCCCGGATATATTCCAGAAAGTCGGGTTTGTTGGCACTCATTGAGAAGCTCCTTCCGGGTCGTTGGCTTTTGGGGCAGCGGCCGGGGTGTCCTGGTAGCGTTTGTTGTCCAGGGCTCCCTGGGTGTTGGCCCGCTCCTCGGCAAAGTTGAAGCCCTCCCAGATACCGATGGATTTCAGGATCGAGTCCTGGGGGTGATAGCGGCGGAAGATTTTGAAATAAAGGGCCGCTTCCTTGCTGTTGATGGCGGCCTGGGGGTAGGCGGCCTTGATTTCGGCCAGTTCCTGGTCGCTGATCTCTTTTTCGGCCAGCCTTTCGCCCAGGCTTTCGCAGCCGGCCCCTTGGGTGTACTGCACCTTGTAGCGCCAGAGCACCTCTTCGGGCAGATGACCGGTGTCGGCAAAGGCCCGGCGCAGGATCCACTTTTCGATCCGGGCGTCGTTGACCTGGCGGATTTTCAGCTCCGCCGGGATCTGCATGGCCAGGTCGATCATCGCGGTGTCGAGAAAGGGCACCCGCAACTCCAGGTTGAACAGCATGCCGATGCGGTCGGCCCGCTGCAGGTTGATATTGTGCAGGGTGGAGATCAGCCGCCGGCATTCCTGGTTGAGCCTGGCCGTTTCCTGGTGCTTCATGTAGTGGTAGCCGGCAAACAGTTCGTCGGCCCCCTCGCCGGTGAGCACCACGGTGACATACCGGGCCGCCAGCTTGCAGGTGAAGTAGCAGGGTACGGCGCAGCGCACCAGGGAAGGATCGTAGCTTTCCAGTTTGCCGATCACCTCGGGCAGGGCCTGGTAGTACTCCTCTTCGGTGAAGATCAGCTCGTGGTGGGTGGAGTCGATATGCTCGGCCACCAGGCGGGCGGCGGTGAGGTCGTCGCTCTCCTTGCCGTTTTCATCCCGCATGCCCACGGCAAAGGTGTGCAGGTTGGGGATCTCTTCGGCGGCGATGGCGGCGATCAGGCTGGAGTCCAGGCCGCCGCTGCAAAAGGCGCCCACCGGGATCTCCGGGTCGGCCAGCAGCCGTTTTTTCACCGAGGCCTTGAAGGTGTCGCGGACCCTGGCCGCCGCTTCATCGACCCCGGTGAGCAGGTGGTCCCGGATCTCCGGCACCTGATAGTAGCGGACAAAGCCTTCCTGCGGGGTGTAGTAGTGGCCGGCGGGAAATTCGTGCACCTCCTCCACCTGGGCCAGGCTCATGGCGCCCAGCTCGGAGCTGAAGTACAGGTTGCCGTCGCGGTAGGCGTAATAAAGCGGCTTGATTCCCACCGGATCGCGGGCCAAAAGGTAGTCGCCGGCCTCGGTGAAGATGCAGAAGGCGAACATTCCGTCCAGCTCTTTTACGCAGGCGGAGCCTTTTTTACGATAGAGATGCAGGGGAACCTCGGTGTCGGAGTGGGTCCGGAACTCGAACTCTTCAGCCAGTTGTTCCCGCAGTTTGCGAAAGTTATAGATCTCGCCGTTGCCGATGATGCCGCAACTGTTGTCGGTGCTGATGATCGGCTGGTGGCCGCCGGCCACATCGACAATCGAGAGCCGGGTATGGCCGAAAGCCATGTTGCCGCTAATGTGCACGCCCCGGTCGTTGGGGCCGCGATGCTCCAGGGCATCCAACATCCGGTTGACGGTGTCCACATCGGCCGAACCGATACATCCTGCAATTCCACACATTTTTAATCCTCTTTTGTTTTCCGGTGTTAGAAGTTTAAACTTCCCCGGGGCCGGAAATCCCCGGGACAGATCTTGATCTGTCCCCTCCTGAAGCTATTTGACCACCTGGAACACGCCCACCAGGGAATGGCCCACGCCGGTGCCCGGCTGCAGGTCCATTTCCATCTTGCGCAACGAGTAGCCCAAGTGGGGTTCGATGATGTTGGCCCGGGGATCGCCCCAGTCCAGCCAGCCCGAACCTTCGATGACCGCCCGCATGGTATGGATGGCGTCCTTCAGCGGCTCCGGATAGTAGGGCGGCACCTCCGGCGGCCGTTCACACAGCTCGCCTTTGCGGCAGTTGTAGTTGCGCAGCATGGCGATGGTGTGCTCGATCAGGGTGTTGCAGCACATGAAGAAGTGCTCGTAA
This window encodes:
- the asnB gene encoding asparagine synthase B, whose translation is MCGIAGCIGSADVDTVNRMLDALEHRGPNDRGVHISGNMAFGHTRLSIVDVAGGHQPIISTDNSCGIIGNGEIYNFRKLREQLAEEFEFRTHSDTEVPLHLYRKKGSACVKELDGMFAFCIFTEAGDYLLARDPVGIKPLYYAYRDGNLYFSSELGAMSLAQVEEVHEFPAGHYYTPQEGFVRYYQVPEIRDHLLTGVDEAAARVRDTFKASVKKRLLADPEIPVGAFCSGGLDSSLIAAIAAEEIPNLHTFAVGMRDENGKESDDLTAARLVAEHIDSTHHELIFTEEEYYQALPEVIGKLESYDPSLVRCAVPCYFTCKLAARYVTVVLTGEGADELFAGYHYMKHQETARLNQECRRLISTLHNINLQRADRIGMLFNLELRVPFLDTAMIDLAMQIPAELKIRQVNDARIEKWILRRAFADTGHLPEEVLWRYKVQYTQGAGCESLGERLAEKEISDQELAEIKAAYPQAAINSKEAALYFKIFRRYHPQDSILKSIGIWEGFNFAEERANTQGALDNKRYQDTPAAAPKANDPEGASQ
- the metK gene encoding methionine adenosyltransferase, which translates into the protein MANYLFTSESVSEGHPDKVADQVSDAVLDAILAQDKMSRVACETLVTTGMALIAGEITTNAVVDYPSIVRETIKEIGYNSSDMGFDWQSCAILTSIDKQSPDIAQGVDEGKGVDLDQGAGDQGLMFGYACDETKVLMPMPITYSHRLVKRQAEMRKSGRLPWLRPDAKSQVTIEYENDKPKRVEAVVLSTQHSPEVDYEDLKEAVMEEIIKPILPENMVDKNTKYFINPTGRFVIGGPVGDCGVTGRKIIVDTYGGVGSHGGGAFSGKDPSKVDRSSSYMGRYVAKNVVAAGLASQCEVQVAYAIGISQPVSINVVTFGTGKISDDEIRKLITEHFDLRPKAIVQHLDLLRPIYRKTAAYGHFGREREEFTWERTDKAEALRAAAGIK
- a CDS encoding bifunctional homocysteine S-methyltransferase/methylenetetrahydrofolate reductase, giving the protein MSANKPDFLEYIRERVLLADGALGSYLYAKGIELGKNIERLNLADPDLVYSVHEEYIRAGSRLIETNTFGANRLKLENAGLEDKARQINLAGAELAVRAGSGEVYVAGSVGPSGADFPLGETEGPEREAVEAAFKEQIEALLEGGVDLLILETFSHLDELLLALKVARRLAGKMPIVANMVYPKQGCTAAGLDALECGRAALAAGADVVGSNCGRGARAMLTAMERLAALGEEVPLAAFPNAGFPEIVNHRLIYPAEPPYMAQLVREMVKTGARLVGGCCGTTPAHIQEFGKHLRLKRRPLTQVASDKQATGPDSQAPTAAKAGSLLKRLPTDKLPVLVEVDPPTHLDISGVLGGAKELAAAGADAITLGENPLAVLRADNISLAHKIRSEVGIATVAHVTCRDRNALGLQSQIMGAHLLEIDSILAVTGDPATTGDQPAATGVFDVQSFGLIRMLNQFNQGRNPAGKAMKGQCDFSIGAAFSYRPNNPDLQIRRLERKAALGAVYAMTQPFFSAGAVEDMLERTRHLEMLIFPGIFPLISARNAEFLHHEVPGINIPEDLRRKLGRYEAVEDQRRVADEFTRELIAEICPIIDGLYLISPLNKWEVTAELTREVRQAGWKGSGRLAALVQ
- the ahcY gene encoding adenosylhomocysteinase yields the protein MDNNDYKVADMNLADWGRKEVLIAETEMPGLMALREEYGASKPLKGARIAGCLHMTIQTAVLMETLTALGAEVRWSSCNIFSTQDQAAAAMVAAGIPTFAWKGENEEEFWWCIEQTITGPDGWRPNMILDDGGDLTQIMHEKYPELMKDVKGISEETTTGVHRLYEMTKEGSLLAPAINVNDSVTKSKFDNLYGCRESLLDGIKRATDVMIAGKICVVAGYGDVGKGCAQAFRGMGATVWVTECDPICALQAAMEGFRVVTMDDAAPKADIFVTATGNINVVTRAHMEQMRDQAIVCNIGHFDNEIDIAGLKDLTWENIKPQVDHVIFPDGHRIIILAEGRLVNLGCATGHPSFVMSNSFTNQVLAQIELWERHDQYERKVYMLPKHLDEKVAKLHLERIGANLTELRPDQAKYIGVPVEGPYKPDHYRY